From Apium graveolens cultivar Ventura chromosome 9, ASM990537v1, whole genome shotgun sequence, the proteins below share one genomic window:
- the LOC141685439 gene encoding uncharacterized protein LOC141685439, whose amino-acid sequence MRLSSGKIEQEKHEIAEFSKWVLDIGNGTLPNVYPYDIISNPEVVIPDKFLIRARENPLKAVVDVPGKEHSYFSQDFLVDSECDNNDFGSTFPIEYLNSINMPFLPKHHLKIKEGYVIMLMRNLNQIMGLCNRTRMIVKRCLCNSIVCDILTGSQVGTTHIIPRIEMEPSYTQRPFEFKRIQFPVQLCYAMTINKSQGQSLHKVGLYLPRFVFTRGRLYVDVSTVTSSSGLHILIDNDSGGYTNVTTNIIFEEVFYILPSKDNQNQ is encoded by the exons ATGCGTCTTTCCTCTGGGAAAATAGAACAAGAAAAACATGAAATTGCGGAATTTAGCAAGTGGGTACTTGATATCGGTAATGGTACGCTTCCTAATGTTTATCCATATGATATAATCAGTAATCCAGAAGTAGTGATTCCAGATAAATTTCTGATTAGAGCAAGGGAGAATCCACTAAAGGCTGTTGTTGAC GTTCCAGGAAAGGAGCACTCATATTTTAGTCAAGATTTCTTGGTAGACAGTGAATGTGATAACAATGATTTTGGTTCTACTTTTCCCATTGAATACTTGAATTCAATTAATATGCCTTTCCTGCCAAAacatcatttaaaaattaaagaAGGATATGTGATTATGCTCATGAGAAACCTCAATCAGATAATGGGACTTTGTAATAGAACAAGAATGATTGTCAAAAGGTGTTTGTGCAATAGTATAGTATGTGATATACTTACTGGTTCTCAAGTTGGAACAACTCACATTATCCCAAGGATAGAAATGGAACCTTCATATACTCAAAGGCCATTTGAGTTCAAAAGAATTCAATTTCCAGTCCAGTTGTGTTATGCTATGACGATTAATAAGAGTCAGGGGCAGTCGCTTCACAAAGTTGGACTTTATTTGCCGAGATTTGTATTTACACGTGGACGACTTTATGTTGATGTATCCACAGTTACTTCTTCTTCCGGCTTACATATTCTGATTGACAACGACAGTGGAGGATATACAAATGTAACAACTAATATAATATTTGAAGAAGTTTTCTATATTTTGCCAAGCAAGGATAATCAAAATCAGTAA